The region ATTCGCCGCCGGGACGCCGCGTAAGATCTCGTCGGAATCGATGGATGCAAAGTAATCGTTCCACTCAGGATTCGCATCGGATTGCATCTCGAAGATCATGTTGCCAAATTGCGGATCTCGAAAAACCACGCGGATGTCTTCGTCGTTGGGCGATTGCGTGATTTGCGGCTCGCCAGGCAGACTCAATGCATAGCCCAACTTGGTATCGCCGTAGGGTCGCCAATTTCCGGATAGCTTTTCGACATCAAACGATTGGGGTTCGGCGAGTTCCAGCGGCATCTCCGCTTTGTCGTACACGTACTGCAGCGCGGCCACCGTTCCGCCGATCAGCACCAGCGCGGCAATCGCTCCGCAAGAGATCAGAAACGTGACGTGGCGTTTCTTCTTTCGCAAACGAGCCGTGGCCACGTTGCCTTCGTACTTGGCGTTGGGATCGTCATCGGCGTTGTGATAGAAGTCTTCTTCCACCGGGGCCGAAACGGCAAGCGGCTCGGCTTCGGTGGTCACTGCCGGAGTCGTAGTAGAAGCGGCGCGGGCATGCTTGCGAGGCGTTGTCGCAATGCCAGCTTGGGCTTGAACACGAAACGCATCGCCACAGCGCGGACAGCGAACCGCTTTACCGACGAGGTGGTCTTTGACTTTGAAAGTTGATTCGCAGTGCGTGCACTTGGCAATGGTGGTCATCCCAAGCCCCAGGCCTAACGCAGAGGAAGTAAAACATCGAACCGATGATGAGGGGGAGAGATGCCAGCGCGGTTTTAGCCAGATCCGGGGTACTGGTTCCCCTTCACGCTGATCGATTGAAAGAATTCGTTAACTTCCGACGAGGAACTTCCCCCCGCCCAAAGAAAGACGAACATTCGCTGCTTGGTGAAGAGCAGAACAACCCGACTTTTGCCTGGCTCGCTTCGCAAGACATCTGCCGAAAAGTGATACTCGAAGAGCGGATAGTTGTCGAGCGTCATCTTTTGGGTCTGCGTCAGGTAATTATTGCTGCCGACGAACTTCTGCAGACCGAAGACTTCCAGCTGTTCTTTGGTGGGCATTTGATTGCCCTGAGGCGGGTTTCCTGGGATCGAATCGCTGATCAGCATGACGAACGTTTCGCCATCGCGCACCAGGCGAAACCCGTCGACTTCTGTCCCTAACCAAGGGCGATGGATGGTAGGAATTGATTCGAAATTTTTCGGAAACTTAACGGTCACCAGCCCAGCCGGGCCGCGTGCTTCGACCGGGAACTGACTGGTGATCGGCGTGGTGTAGTTAAACTTGTTCGGGCCATTGCTGTTGCCCAGGGTGCTGCTGATGGTCATCGCCGCAAACGCCAACAGCCCCAGCAATGCGATCCCGCAAACCACACCGACGCCGGTCATGACCAGCGTGGAATTGACCGGCAGGCCGCCGCCAGACTTCTTCGACTGGCCGAAGCCTTCTTCTTCCTTTAGCACGAG is a window of Bremerella sp. TYQ1 DNA encoding:
- a CDS encoding MJ0042-type zinc finger domain-containing protein, with translation MTTIAKCTHCESTFKVKDHLVGKAVRCPRCGDAFRVQAQAGIATTPRKHARAASTTTPAVTTEAEPLAVSAPVEEDFYHNADDDPNAKYEGNVATARLRKKKRHVTFLISCGAIAALVLIGGTVAALQYVYDKAEMPLELAEPQSFDVEKLSGNWRPYGDTKLGYALSLPGEPQITQSPNDEDIRVVFRDPQFGNMIFEMQSDANPEWNDYFASIDSDEILRGVPAANFMKRSSSSIHWVGSTAVHQYVLTSKDTRLTKNVAVVQKFFADGKTVTVIWAGKRSQLRSTEVSYFFASVEVMGKRYLTR